The Carnobacterium divergens genome includes a window with the following:
- the ruvA gene encoding Holliday junction branch migration protein RuvA: MYEYIKGTLTFVGPAYIVIENGGIGYQLLIANPFRFSSKLNQEVQVYVYQAVREDAITLFGFKDFSEKQLYLKLISVSGIGPKSSLAILASDDHEGLVAAIENDDVAYLTKFPGVGKKTASQIVLDLKGKLDDLTVSSSAGKGALQEKLVLTTNNGHIAETVEALTALGYSSREIKRIEPKLIALNEHSTDAYLRAALRLLMKK; encoded by the coding sequence ATGTATGAATACATCAAAGGCACGTTGACGTTTGTAGGACCAGCGTATATCGTGATTGAAAATGGTGGGATCGGTTACCAATTATTGATTGCGAACCCTTTTCGATTTTCAAGTAAATTAAACCAAGAAGTTCAAGTCTATGTTTATCAAGCGGTCCGAGAAGATGCGATAACATTATTTGGCTTTAAAGATTTTAGCGAAAAGCAATTGTATTTAAAATTAATCAGCGTTTCTGGAATAGGACCAAAAAGTAGCTTAGCGATTTTAGCTAGTGATGACCATGAAGGGTTAGTTGCCGCAATTGAAAATGATGATGTGGCGTACTTAACAAAATTTCCTGGTGTTGGAAAGAAAACAGCTTCTCAGATCGTATTGGATTTAAAAGGCAAACTAGACGATTTAACGGTTTCTTCAAGTGCAGGAAAAGGCGCCTTGCAAGAAAAGTTAGTCTTAACAACGAATAACGGACACATTGCAGAAACCGTAGAAGCATTAACCGCATTGGGCTACAGCTCAAGAGAAATCAAACGAATTGAACCAAAACTAATCGCTTTAAATGAACATTCAACAGATGCTTATTTAAGAGCGGCCTTACGTTTGTTAATGAAAAAATAA
- the mutS gene encoding DNA mismatch repair protein MutS, translating to MPQKTKHTPMMEQYLAIKSQYPDAFLFYRLGDFYELFYEDAINASQLLEVTLTSRNRNADDPIPMCGVPYHAARGYIDVLIEKGYKVAICEQVEDPKTAKGMVKREVVQLVTPGTAIEMKNMDAKSNNYLSALIVVNDHEFNLSYVDLSTGELKATCLTSKEDLINELSSIQTKEVVFENLDEELLQEELKNKLGVMISTQTTMVENAEFSYLTSEIDEEKTVAVLKLLLSYLSVTQKRSLSHIQKAESYIPTHFLKMDHYSKHNLELTSSIRNGQKKGTLLWLLDETKTAMGGRLLKQWIDRPLIQEAKIKSRQLIVENLINHFFERTDLNEALTRVYDLERLAGRVAFGNVNGRDLIQLKTSLLQIPQLIDIIAIINDGEWDDLLIALDPVTEVVELIEHAIDEEAPLAIKDGGVIKDGYHEKLDQYRDAMRNGKKWIAQLEAQEREKTGIKTLKIGYNRVFGYYIEVTKANLASLPEGTYERKQTLANAERFITPDLKEKETLILEAEEKSVALEYELFTAVRETVKQYIERLQKLAKTVATIDVLQSFSTISEKYHYIKPVMKQGTHEINLLEGRHPVVEKVLGQQRYVPNSVVMNEQTDILLITGPNMSGKSTYMRQLALTVIMAQMGCFVPAETAELPIFDQIFTRIGAADDLISGQSTFMVEMMEANQALRHATDRSLILFDEIGRGTATYDGMALAEAIIEYIHQHVHAKTLFSTHYHELTVLEESLQGLENIHVGAVEEDGEVVFLHKMMAGPADKSYGIHVAKLAGLPEDLLIRAAAILEKLEKQEPVVIDVEQAPQMAIKTNSEQEPMLDILEEEQGQLSLFDSLNPNESEVIKALQTINLLSMTPLEAINTLSELQGKLK from the coding sequence ATGCCACAAAAAACCAAACACACTCCAATGATGGAGCAGTATTTAGCCATAAAATCTCAATACCCAGATGCTTTTTTATTTTATCGTTTAGGTGATTTTTACGAATTATTTTATGAGGATGCCATTAATGCATCGCAATTATTAGAAGTAACTTTAACTAGTCGTAACCGTAACGCAGATGATCCCATCCCGATGTGCGGGGTTCCATATCACGCTGCTAGAGGATACATTGATGTTTTAATTGAAAAAGGGTACAAAGTTGCCATCTGTGAGCAAGTAGAAGATCCAAAAACGGCTAAAGGAATGGTCAAAAGAGAAGTTGTTCAATTAGTGACTCCTGGAACAGCGATTGAAATGAAAAACATGGATGCAAAATCAAATAATTACTTATCAGCTCTCATTGTCGTCAACGACCATGAGTTTAACTTATCCTATGTAGATCTAAGTACGGGAGAATTAAAAGCGACTTGCTTAACGTCAAAAGAAGATTTAATCAATGAATTATCCAGTATTCAAACAAAAGAAGTTGTTTTTGAAAATTTAGATGAAGAATTGTTACAAGAAGAATTAAAAAATAAATTGGGTGTAATGATTTCAACCCAAACAACAATGGTAGAAAATGCTGAATTTTCATACTTAACCAGCGAAATTGATGAAGAAAAAACGGTAGCTGTTTTGAAGCTGTTATTATCCTATTTAAGTGTCACTCAAAAACGTAGCTTAAGTCATATTCAAAAAGCAGAAAGCTACATACCCACTCACTTCTTAAAAATGGATCACTATTCAAAACATAATTTAGAGTTAACGTCATCGATTCGAAATGGTCAGAAAAAAGGAACGTTATTGTGGTTACTAGACGAAACCAAAACAGCAATGGGAGGACGCTTATTAAAACAATGGATTGATCGTCCTTTGATTCAAGAAGCCAAAATTAAAAGCCGTCAATTGATTGTGGAAAATTTAATCAATCACTTTTTTGAACGAACCGATTTAAACGAAGCGCTGACTCGCGTTTACGATTTAGAACGTTTAGCGGGACGAGTGGCCTTTGGAAATGTGAACGGTCGTGATTTGATTCAATTAAAAACTTCTCTCCTTCAAATTCCTCAATTAATTGATATTATTGCCATTATTAACGATGGAGAGTGGGATGACCTCCTAATTGCATTAGATCCTGTAACGGAGGTAGTAGAACTAATTGAACACGCAATTGACGAAGAAGCCCCTCTAGCCATTAAAGATGGTGGGGTCATCAAAGACGGGTACCATGAAAAATTGGATCAATATCGTGATGCCATGCGAAACGGCAAAAAATGGATTGCTCAATTAGAAGCCCAAGAACGTGAAAAAACGGGCATTAAAACGTTAAAAATTGGTTATAACCGCGTATTTGGTTATTACATTGAAGTAACAAAAGCCAATTTAGCATCGTTACCAGAAGGAACATACGAGCGCAAACAAACCTTAGCAAATGCAGAACGCTTTATTACACCCGACTTAAAAGAAAAAGAAACCTTGATTTTAGAAGCTGAAGAAAAATCAGTAGCATTGGAATATGAGTTGTTTACTGCTGTTCGTGAAACCGTAAAACAATACATTGAACGCTTGCAAAAACTAGCTAAAACGGTTGCCACAATCGATGTTTTACAAAGCTTTTCGACCATCAGTGAAAAGTACCATTATATTAAACCAGTTATGAAACAGGGAACTCATGAAATCAATCTGCTAGAAGGGCGTCACCCAGTTGTTGAAAAAGTATTAGGGCAACAACGTTACGTGCCAAACAGTGTCGTGATGAATGAGCAAACAGATATTCTTTTGATTACTGGACCCAACATGTCTGGTAAAAGTACGTATATGCGTCAGTTAGCCTTAACCGTTATTATGGCTCAAATGGGTTGCTTTGTACCGGCTGAGACAGCTGAGCTGCCGATTTTTGATCAAATTTTCACTCGTATTGGAGCAGCCGATGATTTAATTTCTGGTCAAAGTACCTTTATGGTGGAAATGATGGAAGCAAATCAAGCATTACGACATGCCACCGATCGTAGTTTAATTTTATTTGATGAAATTGGTCGAGGGACTGCAACCTATGATGGAATGGCACTTGCTGAAGCTATTATTGAGTACATTCATCAGCATGTTCATGCAAAAACGCTCTTTTCAACCCATTATCATGAATTAACCGTGTTAGAAGAATCCTTACAAGGCTTAGAAAATATCCATGTAGGAGCAGTTGAAGAAGATGGTGAAGTTGTTTTCTTACACAAAATGATGGCTGGGCCAGCCGATAAAAGTTACGGAATCCATGTAGCGAAACTAGCTGGTTTGCCAGAAGATTTATTGATTCGAGCAGCAGCTATTTTAGAAAAATTAGAAAAACAAGAGCCAGTTGTTATTGATGTTGAGCAAGCACCTCAAATGGCAATTAAAACAAATAGTGAACAAGAGCCAATGTTAGATATTCTTGAAGAAGAACAAGGTCAATTATCATTGTTTGATTCATTGAACCCGAATGAAAGTGAAGTTATCAAAGCGTTACAAACTATAAACTTATTGTCTATGACGCCTCTTGAAGCAATCAATACCTTAAGTGAACTACAAGGAAAGCTAAAATAG
- the recA gene encoding recombinase RecA, whose translation MADDRKQALDAALKKIEKSFGKGSVMKLGEKVDTQISTIPSGSLALDVALGVGGFPKGRIVEVYGPESSGKTTVALHAVAEVQKQGGIAAFIDAEHALDPQYAQNLGVDIDELLLSQPDTGEQGLEIADALVSSGAVDIVVIDSVAALVPRAEIEGEMGASHVGLQARLMSQALRKLSGSINKTKTIALFINQIREKVGVMFGNPEITPGGRALKFYATVRLEVRRAEQIKNGTDVVGNRTKIKVVKNKVAPPFKVAEVDIMYGEGISQVGELLDMGSEKDIVDKSGAWYSYEGERIGQGRENAKKYFKDNPELREEIEKKVRAAYGIGEEVAEKTSEKKTAKETKKQVAEKSELVLDLPEIEK comes from the coding sequence ATGGCAGATGATCGTAAACAAGCATTGGACGCAGCATTGAAAAAAATTGAAAAGAGTTTTGGTAAGGGTTCCGTAATGAAACTAGGCGAAAAAGTTGATACTCAAATTTCAACCATCCCTAGTGGTTCATTAGCACTAGATGTGGCTTTAGGAGTAGGTGGATTTCCAAAAGGGCGTATCGTTGAAGTTTATGGACCTGAGAGTTCAGGTAAAACAACGGTAGCGTTACACGCAGTTGCTGAAGTTCAAAAACAAGGCGGAATTGCTGCCTTTATTGATGCTGAACACGCATTAGATCCCCAATATGCACAAAATCTAGGTGTAGACATTGATGAGTTGCTATTATCTCAACCAGATACAGGCGAACAAGGATTAGAAATCGCTGATGCTTTAGTATCAAGTGGTGCGGTTGATATTGTTGTAATCGATTCAGTAGCAGCATTAGTTCCTCGTGCAGAGATTGAAGGCGAGATGGGAGCGAGTCATGTTGGTTTACAAGCTCGTTTAATGTCTCAAGCCTTACGGAAACTATCAGGTTCAATTAATAAAACGAAAACAATTGCACTATTTATCAATCAAATTCGTGAAAAAGTTGGCGTAATGTTTGGGAATCCTGAAATTACACCAGGTGGTCGCGCATTAAAATTCTACGCAACAGTTCGTTTGGAAGTGCGTCGTGCAGAACAAATCAAAAATGGCACCGACGTTGTTGGGAATAGAACGAAAATTAAAGTAGTAAAAAATAAAGTTGCTCCTCCTTTTAAAGTAGCTGAAGTAGATATTATGTACGGTGAAGGAATATCTCAAGTTGGTGAGCTATTAGATATGGGGTCAGAAAAAGACATCGTTGATAAGAGTGGTGCTTGGTATTCATACGAAGGCGAACGAATTGGTCAAGGTCGTGAGAATGCGAAGAAATACTTTAAAGACAATCCTGAGTTAAGAGAAGAAATTGAGAAAAAAGTTCGTGCAGCCTATGGAATTGGTGAAGAAGTTGCAGAAAAAACTTCTGAAAAGAAAACGGCAAAAGAAACAAAAAAACAAGTTGCAGAAAAAAGTGAACTTGTTTTAGATTTACCAGAAATCGAAAAATAA
- the msrB gene encoding peptide-methionine (R)-S-oxide reductase MsrB, with protein MEKPSKEELKETLSPIQYEVTQENGTEHAFTGEFDDFYENGLYVDIVSGEPLFTSKDKYDAGCGWPAFSKPIEKNEVVEKVDHKFGMTRTEVRSKAADSHLGHVFNDGPPELGGLRYCINSAALRFIPVDQLEAEGYGQYRSLFS; from the coding sequence ATGGAAAAACCATCGAAAGAAGAATTAAAAGAGACCTTAAGCCCGATTCAATATGAAGTCACACAAGAAAATGGAACGGAGCATGCTTTTACAGGGGAATTTGATGATTTTTATGAAAATGGACTGTATGTTGATATTGTCAGTGGCGAGCCACTTTTTACGTCAAAAGATAAGTACGATGCAGGTTGTGGTTGGCCGGCCTTTTCGAAACCGATTGAAAAAAATGAGGTAGTAGAAAAAGTAGACCACAAATTTGGAATGACACGTACTGAAGTTCGAAGCAAAGCAGCAGATTCTCATTTAGGTCATGTGTTTAATGATGGTCCGCCTGAACTTGGTGGGTTGCGTTACTGCATTAATTCAGCAGCCCTACGTTTTATTCCAGTTGATCAATTGGAAGCGGAAGGCTACGGTCAGTATCGTTCGCTATTTTCTTAA
- a CDS encoding Maf family protein translates to MTLILASGSPRRKELLSKITTDFDVVVSDVDETTPPSMKGPEVVEVLAIRKANEVAKEYPDELVIGSDTIVVLNGEIMGKPKDEADAKRMLEQLSGTTHEVLTAVHLTKGQQKATQVVTTKVTLFELTPAEIDAYIATKEPMDKAGSYGIQGKGALLVKKIDGDFYSVAGFPVSVVARMLNEIQ, encoded by the coding sequence ATGACCTTAATTTTAGCTTCAGGTTCTCCTAGAAGAAAAGAGTTGCTCAGTAAAATCACAACAGATTTTGACGTAGTTGTTTCTGATGTAGACGAAACGACCCCACCGTCAATGAAAGGTCCTGAAGTTGTGGAAGTGTTAGCGATTCGTAAAGCCAATGAAGTAGCCAAAGAGTATCCAGATGAGTTAGTGATTGGAAGCGACACGATTGTGGTTCTAAATGGTGAGATTATGGGGAAACCAAAGGATGAAGCCGATGCTAAAAGAATGCTTGAGCAACTAAGCGGAACGACACATGAAGTGTTGACAGCAGTCCATCTGACAAAAGGACAACAAAAAGCTACGCAAGTCGTGACAACCAAAGTGACTCTCTTTGAGTTAACTCCAGCAGAAATTGATGCGTATATTGCGACTAAAGAACCGATGGATAAAGCCGGCTCATATGGAATTCAAGGGAAAGGCGCGCTACTTGTCAAAAAAATTGACGGCGATTTTTATAGCGTCGCGGGATTTCCCGTCTCTGTAGTAGCCAGAATGTTAAACGAAATACAGTAA
- the mutL gene encoding DNA mismatch repair endonuclease MutL, which yields MAKIEELSEKLANQIAAGEVIERPASVVKELVENSIDAGSTQIDILIEEAGLKKIQIIDNGDGIEAEDVKNAFKRHATSKIHTRDDLFRIRTLGFRGEALPSIASVSEVILETATGSGAGTYISLKGGDIEEERPNPSRKGTSITVSNLFFNTPARLKYVKTLQTELATIGDIVNRLAMSHPMIAFRLVHDGNQMLRTSGKGDLKQTLAGIYGVAIAKKMRLIENEDLDFNVKGFISLPEVTRASRNYMSIMINGRYIKNYLLNKAIIAGYRSKLMVGRFPIVALDITMDPLLVDVNVHPTKQEVRISKEKELMGLIEDAIHQALSKEQLIPEAMENFSFKKPYDATKFKAEQTKIDLNVASSTKPENQPAYQVKEPLVKEKPTDPFQPIPFKHEELVEEEAAPFEDTQDDQVAESFLVEPTVTESIPTMDRPISELEELHEEPYLNTATNLLKREAQQTEKAASHLPTLEYIGQMHGTYLFAQNENGLYILDQHAAQERIKYEYFRKKIGEVSRDLQDLLVPMMLDYPNSDAIKIKENQPALEEIGIFLEPFGQNSFLLRSHPVWFNKGEEEEIVREMIDLLLEQGTVNVAKFREATAIMMSCKGSIKANHYLNDQEARALLVDLAKTENPYNCPHGRPVLIQFTNKDMEKMFKRIQDPH from the coding sequence ATGGCAAAAATTGAAGAACTTTCAGAAAAACTCGCCAATCAAATTGCGGCTGGTGAAGTAATTGAGCGCCCCGCTTCGGTTGTTAAAGAACTTGTTGAAAATTCAATAGATGCAGGCAGCACCCAAATCGACATTTTAATTGAAGAAGCTGGTTTGAAAAAAATTCAAATTATTGACAATGGTGATGGCATTGAAGCAGAAGATGTGAAAAATGCCTTTAAACGCCATGCCACAAGTAAGATTCATACTCGAGACGACCTCTTTAGAATTCGCACGCTAGGTTTTCGTGGAGAAGCCTTGCCAAGTATTGCCTCTGTATCCGAAGTCATCTTAGAAACGGCGACAGGGTCTGGTGCGGGTACGTACATTTCTTTAAAAGGTGGGGATATCGAGGAAGAGCGTCCAAATCCATCAAGAAAAGGAACAAGCATTACCGTAAGCAATTTATTTTTCAATACTCCAGCTCGGTTAAAATACGTTAAAACCTTACAAACCGAACTAGCAACAATCGGAGATATCGTCAATCGCTTGGCGATGAGTCACCCAATGATTGCATTTCGTTTAGTTCATGATGGCAATCAAATGTTGCGCACTTCGGGAAAGGGGGATTTAAAACAAACCTTAGCAGGGATTTATGGCGTTGCAATTGCAAAAAAAATGCGTTTGATTGAAAATGAAGATTTAGACTTCAATGTTAAAGGATTTATTTCATTACCAGAAGTCACAAGAGCAAGCCGTAATTATATGTCCATTATGATCAATGGGCGTTACATCAAAAATTACCTGCTTAATAAGGCAATTATTGCAGGCTATCGTTCAAAATTAATGGTAGGTCGTTTTCCAATTGTTGCCTTAGATATTACGATGGACCCGCTATTAGTTGATGTGAATGTGCATCCAACAAAGCAAGAAGTTCGGATCAGTAAAGAAAAAGAACTAATGGGCTTAATTGAAGATGCAATTCATCAAGCTCTTAGTAAAGAACAATTGATTCCAGAAGCGATGGAGAACTTTAGCTTTAAAAAGCCATATGACGCGACAAAATTTAAAGCCGAACAAACAAAAATTGACTTGAATGTAGCGTCCTCAACTAAACCTGAAAATCAGCCTGCTTACCAAGTGAAAGAGCCCCTCGTGAAAGAAAAGCCAACCGATCCGTTCCAACCAATTCCATTTAAACATGAAGAGTTGGTAGAAGAAGAAGCGGCGCCTTTTGAGGATACACAGGATGATCAAGTAGCAGAAAGTTTCCTAGTTGAACCAACAGTAACAGAATCAATCCCAACTATGGATCGCCCCATCAGTGAATTAGAAGAGCTTCATGAAGAACCTTATTTAAACACGGCAACTAATTTGCTAAAAAGAGAAGCCCAACAAACTGAAAAAGCTGCTTCACACTTGCCAACGCTAGAGTATATTGGTCAAATGCATGGCACCTATCTATTTGCACAAAATGAAAATGGGTTGTATATTTTGGATCAACATGCGGCGCAAGAGCGAATCAAGTATGAGTATTTCCGTAAAAAAATTGGGGAAGTCAGTCGTGACCTGCAAGACTTACTAGTTCCAATGATGCTAGATTACCCAAATAGCGATGCCATTAAAATCAAAGAAAATCAACCAGCACTTGAAGAGATTGGAATTTTCTTAGAACCTTTTGGACAAAATAGTTTCTTACTAAGAAGTCATCCAGTTTGGTTTAATAAAGGGGAAGAAGAAGAAATCGTTAGAGAAATGATTGATTTGCTTTTAGAACAAGGAACGGTTAACGTGGCGAAGTTTAGAGAAGCAACGGCTATTATGATGAGTTGCAAAGGTTCAATTAAAGCCAATCATTATCTAAACGATCAAGAAGCTCGTGCCTTGTTAGTAGATTTAGCAAAAACAGAAAATCCTTATAATTGTCCTCATGGCCGTCCAGTCTTGATTCAATTTACTAATAAAGATATGGAAAAAATGTTTAAACGTATCCAAGACCCACATTAA
- the rny gene encoding ribonuclease Y produces the protein MLIISVAFAIVALVVGLIAGYIVRKSTHEKELAGARNTATGILEEARREAETMKKEALLEAKDENHRYRTEIETELKERRSDILKQENRLLQREENLDRKDDGLEKRERSLEAKEEKLSSRQQLIDDQEKKATLLVEEQQLELERVAALSREEAKSMIIKETEEDLSHELAVMVKDSEQRAKEEADRKAKNLISLAIQRCAADQVSETTVSVVTLPSDEMKGRIIGREGRNIRTLETLTGIDLIIDDTPEAVILSGFDPIRREIARMTLEKLIQDGRIHPARIEEMVEKSRKEMDERIREIGEQATFDVGVHSLHPDLIKILGRLRFRTSYGQNVLNHSIEVAKLAGVLAAELGEDVALAKRAGLLHDIGKALDHEIEGSHVEIGEEIATKYKENATVINAIASHHGDTEATSVISVLVAAADALSAARPGARSESLENYIRRLEKLEGISNSFEGVERSFAIQAGREVRIMVQPEQIDDLGAISLARDIRKRIEDELDYPGHIKVTVIRETRAVDYAK, from the coding sequence ATGTTAATTATTAGTGTAGCCTTCGCTATCGTTGCTTTAGTTGTTGGTCTAATCGCAGGATATATCGTCCGCAAGTCAACTCACGAAAAGGAACTAGCAGGAGCTAGAAACACTGCAACTGGAATTTTGGAGGAAGCAAGAAGAGAAGCAGAGACCATGAAAAAAGAAGCTTTGTTGGAGGCGAAGGATGAAAATCACAGATACCGAACTGAAATTGAAACGGAGCTAAAAGAGAGAAGAAGCGACATTCTGAAACAAGAAAATCGTTTACTACAACGTGAAGAGAACCTAGACCGCAAAGATGACGGACTAGAAAAACGAGAACGTTCCCTTGAAGCCAAAGAAGAAAAACTAAGTTCAAGACAACAGCTAATTGACGATCAAGAGAAAAAAGCAACATTACTAGTTGAGGAACAACAACTTGAATTAGAAAGAGTTGCGGCTTTATCACGAGAAGAAGCTAAAAGCATGATTATCAAAGAAACAGAAGAAGATTTATCCCATGAATTAGCTGTAATGGTTAAAGATTCTGAACAACGTGCTAAAGAAGAAGCAGATCGAAAAGCAAAAAATCTGATTTCATTAGCAATTCAACGTTGTGCAGCAGATCAAGTTTCTGAGACGACAGTTTCGGTAGTCACATTACCAAGTGATGAAATGAAAGGTCGGATTATTGGTCGTGAAGGCCGTAATATCAGAACCCTTGAAACTCTAACAGGAATTGATTTGATTATTGATGATACTCCTGAAGCTGTTATTTTAAGTGGATTTGATCCAATCAGACGCGAAATAGCAAGAATGACACTTGAAAAATTAATTCAAGATGGTCGAATTCATCCAGCTCGAATTGAAGAGATGGTTGAAAAATCAAGAAAAGAAATGGATGAGCGCATCCGAGAAATTGGGGAACAAGCAACCTTTGATGTTGGTGTTCATTCATTGCATCCAGATTTAATTAAGATTCTAGGTCGTTTACGCTTTAGAACAAGTTACGGTCAAAATGTTTTAAATCACTCGATTGAAGTAGCTAAATTAGCAGGTGTTTTAGCAGCAGAACTTGGAGAAGACGTTGCCTTAGCAAAACGGGCTGGTTTGCTTCATGATATTGGTAAAGCGTTAGATCACGAAATTGAAGGTTCTCACGTAGAAATCGGTGAAGAGATTGCGACGAAATACAAAGAAAATGCAACTGTTATCAATGCCATCGCATCTCATCATGGAGATACCGAAGCCACTTCGGTTATATCCGTATTAGTTGCAGCAGCGGATGCATTATCAGCGGCGAGACCAGGAGCGAGAAGTGAATCTCTTGAAAACTACATCCGTCGTTTAGAAAAACTTGAAGGCATTTCGAATAGTTTTGAAGGCGTTGAAAGAAGTTTCGCTATTCAAGCAGGGCGCGAAGTTCGTATTATGGTTCAACCTGAACAAATTGATGATCTTGGTGCAATCAGTTTAGCTCGTGACATTCGAAAACGAATTGAAGATGAACTTGATTATCCAGGGCACATAAAAGTAACCGTTATTCGTGAAACAAGAGCGGTTGATTACGCAAAATAA
- a CDS encoding TIGR00282 family metallophosphoesterase, protein MKLLFVGDVVGSMGREMVHEYLPKLKREYRPQVTILNGENAAAGRGITEKIYKGFLQDGVDIVTMGNHTWDNREIFEFIDDAKKMIRPANYPEDTTPGKGMAFIKVNQLELAVINLHGRVFMADLDDPFRKIEELVEEARKRTPLIFVDFHAETTSEKQAMGWFLDGRVSAVVGTHTHVQTNDARILPEGTAYLTDVGMTGPYDGVLGMTKEQVLNRFLTQMPTRFEVPKEGRKILSACLIELDDLTGKAKSIQNIVINEDRPFGGDF, encoded by the coding sequence ATGAAATTATTATTTGTCGGAGATGTTGTAGGATCAATGGGACGCGAAATGGTCCATGAATACCTACCTAAATTAAAAAGAGAGTACCGTCCACAAGTGACGATTTTAAATGGTGAGAATGCAGCAGCAGGACGCGGAATCACTGAAAAAATATACAAAGGCTTTTTACAAGATGGCGTGGATATCGTAACGATGGGAAATCATACTTGGGATAACCGCGAAATCTTTGAATTTATTGACGATGCCAAAAAAATGATTCGTCCAGCAAATTACCCAGAAGACACAACGCCTGGAAAAGGCATGGCCTTTATTAAAGTTAATCAATTAGAACTAGCTGTTATTAATTTACATGGTCGTGTGTTTATGGCGGATTTAGATGATCCTTTTAGAAAAATTGAAGAATTAGTAGAAGAAGCAAGAAAACGTACGCCCTTGATTTTTGTGGATTTTCATGCTGAAACGACAAGTGAAAAACAAGCGATGGGCTGGTTCTTAGATGGTCGTGTTTCGGCAGTTGTCGGCACCCACACCCATGTGCAAACCAATGACGCAAGAATCTTACCAGAAGGAACAGCCTATTTGACGGATGTAGGGATGACAGGTCCTTATGATGGTGTTTTAGGAATGACGAAAGAGCAGGTTCTTAATCGCTTTTTAACACAGATGCCAACACGCTTTGAAGTACCAAAAGAAGGCCGTAAAATTTTGTCAGCTTGTTTGATTGAATTAGACGATCTAACAGGGAAAGCTAAAAGTATTCAAAATATTGTGATTAACGAAGACCGTCCATTTGGAGGCGACTTTTAA
- a CDS encoding YlbF family regulator, whose protein sequence is MFRKEPESLLDEATKETLEKLTQLLQENETIQNYQQIEEKAQNHAHLNTLIEQIKIKQKEAVAFNHYGKPEAEKVAIRESEQLTREFNEHIVVTSYQDSLIEADDLLQQLVGTIQDELVKEIEEKLTELS, encoded by the coding sequence ATGTTTAGAAAAGAGCCTGAATCTTTATTAGATGAAGCCACTAAAGAGACATTAGAAAAATTAACACAATTGTTGCAAGAAAATGAAACCATTCAAAATTATCAACAAATTGAAGAAAAAGCACAAAATCATGCACATTTAAATACTTTGATTGAACAAATTAAAATAAAACAAAAAGAAGCCGTAGCGTTTAATCACTACGGCAAACCTGAGGCTGAAAAAGTAGCAATCAGAGAGTCTGAACAACTAACAAGAGAATTTAATGAACACATCGTAGTGACAAGTTATCAAGATTCACTTATTGAAGCAGATGATTTATTGCAACAACTAGTTGGAACGATTCAAGACGAACTTGTAAAAGAGATTGAAGAAAAATTAACTGAATTAAGTTAA